One Mya arenaria isolate MELC-2E11 chromosome 7, ASM2691426v1 genomic window carries:
- the LOC128240735 gene encoding uncharacterized protein LOC128240735, whose amino-acid sequence MEGKLKFLKYEYPEKPRWMQSSVGPTVAEMLTDIRKYLEQFSSFKDAAKQNPPQYLDLLGKISVARRDLLLKYLLNVQQEEGIGVQDKETTHQIMNAVDIEIKIENSPPLLEDFPSLECDISSLDSNVMSKSVDETKNLYKAYTVLVSDTNETQEETDKQEFKDCIGLLQKELLTELHKVLMDGVMDEHSTSPGHFSTKRRVTKYHGADHEYPHFHTESIAEQTVEHLINEYNGMLIEIKKAKIYDEKCLEMLFKCATSFLFTFLQLHPFADGNGRLARLLGSYSLLTFSPFMTPIYNVFSKSSENDYIDALVEARRNLESHPPIDDMNSGVKVVNTLLQQEPRDLFAMLVESNWTMWRQFLIRLGDKSVVLFPWENHPTHI is encoded by the coding sequence ATGGAAGGCAAGCTGAAATTTTTGAAGTATGAATACCCAGAAAAACCTAGATGGATGCAGAGTAGTGTTGGTCCTACAGTGGCTGAAATGCTAACAGACATTCGAAAGTATTTAGAACAATTTAGCTCATTCAAAGATGCTGCTAAGCAGAACCCTCCCCAGTACTTAGATCTTCTTGGTAAGATCAGTGTTGCTAGAAGGGATTTGCTGCTGAAGTACTTACTAAACGTGCAGCAAGAGGAAGGTATTGGTGTGCAAGATAAAGAAACAACTCACCAGATCATGAATGCCGTAGATATTGagattaaaattgaaaactcgCCACCTCTTCTAGAGGATTTTCCAAGCTTAGAATGTGATATATCAAGTCTTGATTCTAATGTTATGAGCAAAAGTGTAGATGAAACGAAAAACTTGTATAAGGCTTATACAGTGCTAGTTTCTGATACCAATGAAACCCAGGAAGAAACAGATAAACAAGAATTTAAAGATTGTATCGGTTTGTTACAAAAGGAACTGTTAACAGAGTTACATAAAGTGTTGATGGATGGGGTAATGGACGAACACTCAACATCACCTGGACATTTCAGCACTAAAAGACGCGTAACTAAATACCATGGTGCTGATCATGAATATCCACACTTTCACACTGAATCAATTGCAGAACAAACTGTAGAGCACTTAATTAATGAATACAATGGCatgcttattgaaataaaaaaggcaaaGATTTATGATGAAAAGTGTCTCGAAATGTTATTTAAGTGTGCAACTAGTTTTCTGTTTACATTCCTACAGCTTCATCCTTTCGCAGATGGCAATGGTCGTCTCGCGAGACTTCTGGGAAGCTACAGCTTGTTGACATTTTCACCATTTATGACACCAATATACAATGTGTTTAGTAAATCTTCTGAGAATGACTACATTGATGCTCTCGTTGAAGCAAGGAGAAATCTTGAATCACATCCTCCAATCGACGATATGAATTCTGGTGTTAAAGTAGTAAATACTTTACTCCAGCAAGAACCAAGAGACCTGTTTGCAATGCTTGTAGAGTCAAACTGGACTATGTGGCGTCAGTTTCTTATAAGACTTGGTGACAAAAGTGTAGTGTTGTTTCCATGGGAAAATCACCCAACTCACATATAA